The following DNA comes from Planctomycetia bacterium.
ATTCGGTGTCGCTTTGATCGAGCCGGTTGTATTTGACTTCGACCGAGTCTTCCGGCGACAGATCGAAGCCGAATTGTCCCAGGTAGTTGCGATTGTGGTACGTCGCGGGGATATCAATCGTGTCGCCGCCGGAGCGGTAGTCGCTGCCGTTGCGGTTGCCGTAGTTCATGATGTAACCATAGTCGGCGCCGCCGCCGTAGATGGTCTCACGGCCGTAAAGCTGTTCGCCGTTGCCGTGATAGGTCATGCCGGTGCGGCTATGCGATTCGTGCCCGTTTTGGTAGCGCGGCGTCTGCGTGCCGATCACGTCCAGGAAGCTGAAGCCCGGTCCGTAGCGCACGGCATAAGGGCCGGGAATCACGACGATGGCGTCGATCAGCGAGGGATCGAACTTGCTCAGCATCGTATCGAGATCTTGCCGGACCGGGAAATAGTACGCGCTGTCATACAGCGCGTAGACCTGGCCCAAGCGATACCCGCGGATGCGCGGGTCAAACGAAACCGGCGATCGACGCTGCACCTCAACGGTCTTGACGCTGGAGGCGTATTGGAGAAGTTGGGCGCTGTCGTTGGCACCCATCAAATCGCCCTGACTGCCGGACACGGTGTCGCTGATAGGTGCGAAGGTTTCGGTCAGCGCCGCTGCGGAATCCTCGAAACTCAGGTCATCGTTGAACCCATTCGGAAGGGCGTCGTCACCGATGAATTGCTGCTCAATCGGCGATGCGTCCGGGGTCGCCTCGAACTCCTGGTCGGTAGTATCCTGTACCAGTACGACGAAGTTTCCCTTTGACACCGAGATGCCGCCGCCGACCGGCGATCGAATAGCAGGCTCCGCCGCGCCAGCGGCGATATGCCATCCCGATACCAACGCAATGGCGCAAGAAAGAACGCCGAATCGTTTCCAAGCACTCATTGCTCCCCCCGAAGCTATTCGTGCAAATTCATACGGTCCAGCTTTGCCTAGACTGCCCAGGCGTCATCGTCCGTGACGACACTGCGTGATTTCAATCGAGCACCCGTCTCAGGTGCGGAATCAACTACTCGCGCAGGAATGCCGGCCGTCGGAGACCTAGATTCTCCGCTACGTCTCTACTCGGCGCGCCGCACAGTAAGACTTAACGTGATCCTTAGAATCCGCCAGCAAGGCAGGGGTAAGTCTTCGGACTAAGCCAGAAGCGAGAGGCGGCTTGCTGTCATTTACCTGGATCTGGCGGGAATTTCTGCTCCTTCAGCCTATCGCGGTAGATGGCCGCCTGCCGCTTCCATTCCGCCTTAAGCTTGTCATTCAGCTTCTGGCCTGGCAGCGATTCGTCGATGCGACGATCGAATTCATTGAGACATTGATAGAACGCCTTAACGTACTTTGTCCGCGTGGCATTGTCCGTGGCTTTGAGCGCCACGCGGGCGGCGGCGTCCTTATAGAAAAAAGCGTTGAAGATCCAGATTTCCTGCGAATCGCTGTCGGTTTGCGCGGCAACATCTTTCATGCCGGCCTCAAGAAAATCCGCCGCGCGCGTCGCCTGCTGGACCTGCCGCACGTCCGTGTCCGTTGGCTTGATGCTCATCCACGAGGCCCGTCCCAGCAAGTTATTCGCCTGCGACCGATAGACTTCTCGCATGTTGTAATTCTTCGGCGGTTCCGTAAGAGCGAGTACTCGCGTGGCTTCCGATTCCATCTCGGGATGAAGTTCGGGCTTGGAAATGAGGCTGTTTGCGAACGCCAAGCGGATTCGCGCTTCGCACGCCAGATCGACAGGACTCTGGCCGTCAAACGTCGGCGCATATTTGTTGAGAACATCCCGAGCGTCTTTGACGGTCGGTTGGAGGCGGATCAACATGTAAACCGCGTCCGCCATCCCTGATTTGTCGACCTTACGAACCACGCCCGCCGGTGGTTCCACCGACGCCGTGTAAGCGTTGATGATTTCCTGCACGCGAGATTTCGCGAGATCTCGCTTTTTTTGGTCAAGCGCTATCCGAGCCCATTTAAATTGATAGCTCGACCATCGAGGATCTCCAAGTTCACGGGCAAGCGCGGCAGCTTCGCCAAAGCGCTCATCGGCTTGCCCTTGCATTTCGATGGACTCATTACCTTGGACCACGTTGGCCAATTCGTCCAGGATTTCTCCATGCCAATAGAGCGCCTCCGCTCTCTTTTCGGTTTTCGCAGCAGCCCAAAGCCTGACGGCTTCCTTCATGGCCACGTTAGCGTCTTCCAGCGCACGACGGACTTTGAAGTCGTCAAACTCCTCGGCGCCCTGGTGGAGTCGCTGCGCACGACCATACCGATAAATGCATCGCGCGAGATTGAAAACCGCGTCAGGAGAAAATGAATCGAGTGAATTTGCTCTTTCAAACGCGGATTTCGCATTGATGTGATGGAAGCTGATGCGATCGCCACCAACGTCAGCCGCGTAAAAGTACATGTCTTCGCTGGCGTTACCCTTCAAGTTGCAGGCTTCGATCAGCCGTTGCTCGGACATTTGATTTGCATCCAGCACCTTGTCCGCATCCGAGATTGCGTCGTCCAAGTAATCCTTGACCGACTTAGCCGAGGCGCCCAGTTCGGATTTCCCCTTATACTGCACGTACGCCAACTGCAAATTGACGCCGCCGCGGTCCAGGAAATAGCGCGCATTCTGCAGCGTTACCATGGGCGAGTCGCCGATCGCCTGATCGAATAGCGTTAACGACTCCTCCAGAGTTTTCTTGCGCCCCGGCCACTCGGATTGCTGACGGTATTCGACAAACGTCGCAATGCCACGGAGGGCGAGGCTCTCGGGGTCGTCTCCCGTGACGAGTTTCTTCAATTCCACGAGTCGAGTTCGCACGCCCCCTTCGCCGCGGACCATCATCTCGCGCAGCCAGGCGCCCTCGAGCTTCAGCAATTCCTGCTGTGGTTCGGCCGACAGCGTGTTCGCGACGCGCAGCAAATCCGCGATGGCGCGCGATGTCACTTCATTGGGTTGCGACAACATTCGCTCATTGCTGAGGGTCATATAGGCGCGCCCCAAAGTGGCGGCCACCTGCGATACAGCGGATTTCAACTTCGTGTCGGCGGGCAGGTTGTCGAGACGAACATAGGGCTGCAAAACGCTGCGCGCGCTGGGGAAAATGCGGTCATTCATTCGCGCCAAATCTTCCGGTCGCCTGGCGGTCCAGGCGTCATAAATATGGAAAGCGCGCGCGAAATGCTCCACGGCAGCCTTGGCGTCCGCGGTTGCCGCGCCGGGCCCTGCGGAATTCTTTTGATGCAGCTCCGCATGCGCCACCGCGCTGGCAATCAGCAATGGGGCGATGTCAGCGTTGTCCTGTTCGGCTTGCGCAGGCAAGGCCGAATCCAATAACTCGATCACTGCCTCGGGGATAAGATCGGGTTTACTGATTTCCAACAGCAATTTGAGCGACGTCAATTCCGGTGATGGCGCACCGGGCTGAAGTTGTTCAATGCAACGGATGAAGCGATTCGCCTTCTCGGCGTCTTCGGTGCGAAACGGCGGCTGGCTTAGGTCTTCGACAGGCTGCAAGCGCAACTCATGCGCGCCGTCTACTAAGATGCTCGCGGCCAGATCGCGCCTCGTCGGCCACAGCAAGGCGGGAATGCCGTCCGCGGGGCCGCCATACAGGTCTGCGATCGCCGTAGCCCGATTTGTCGCGGCGAGCACCGCTTCAACATACTTGCGATAGCCGCGAAACTGCTTGTCGAACTCCGCGACTCCCAATTCTTGTGCTTTGATACTTCCGAGCTCTGTGCGCGCCGCGTCGATCTTGGCGGACGTGGGCGCTGCGGCAAACGCAGCCAACTCCGCATGAGCCAATCGAAGGAGCAGGTAGCCGACCCAGTTGTCATCACCGTCAATCGCGGCGCCGGCGGCCTTGGCTAGTTCGTTCGCCAATTCAACGTCTGCCGACCATTGCGGCCAGGAATTGCCTTCATTTTCCGGCAACATCAACCGCGTAGCGACGCGCTGCGCGACGAGTTTCGCCTGGAGCGACGGCTCGAATTCCTTGGCGATTTCAGCCGCGAGGGCGAGAAGCGGCAGATCCTCAGTGTTCACCGCCTTTGAGACGAAACGCTTGGCAAATACCTCCGCAAGCATTGCCCGTTCTTCCGGCGTCGCGGTTGGAAGTCCGCTCTTAAGGACTTCGAGTTCCGCGCGAGCTGCGTCGCCAAAAAGTTCCACGAGCGAGTTGGCCCATCGGATCGCATGCTTTTGGGATTCATCCTGAGCTTTCTCGTTCAGCTCCCGCAGCTGCTCCTTCACTTCGGCGGCATTGTCGGCCTTCAACGGCCTCATGGTTTCGGTCAGGAGGCGCTGAACGTTGAACAATTCGAATAGGTTCGCGAGTCTCTTCAAATCATCGGACAACTCCGAACCATTCTGTCCAAGTAGCGCTGCGGCGTCTGACGTCGCTTTTTTCCAGAGTGCCTCAAAGCGAACCTGCTCGGCCCCCGCGGAGTTCTTGACCGATTTCGCCTTCTCCATCACGGCGATCAGGGCATTCACGTCCTTTACATCCAGCGTTTGATTGCCACTGGGCCAACGCTCCAACGCCTCCAGCACGGCCAGACTACCGAGTTCCGGTTTGGTCCAATTCTGATCCGACGGCATCGGATCGCCGCCATTGAAGAGCCGGAGCGTCAATTGGGGCGTCGCCTCAGGTTGCGGCCACTGCTTGTGCATTTCCAAACGCGCGCCGGCCAATCGGAAGCGGTTGACGTATGAACTGCTGTCACTCGGGAGTTGCTTGTGGGACGCGTATCTCTGTGCGAGCTGAATGCTCGCCGCGAGATCGTTCTGCTCTGCGTCGGTGAGCTTTGACGCGTCAAGCTTGCTCGTGACAGCAACCAGGAGGCGTTCCAACACTTTTGCCAGGTCATTGCCGTCCGACACATTGAAACTGCCGTTAGCGGACTTGATGGCGTCTTCCAGAGCGTCGAATGCTTCCAATTCTTCGAGAGGCGAGTCGGTACTGTCCTGAACGAGCTGCCGCAACACGCCGCGCTTGTTATTGATGTCCTCGGAAACGGGAGCCGGCACTGGCGAGTCGCCGTCCCTGCGCATAAACCAAATGCCGAACGCGATCAACGCTACTGCGGCGACGGCGGTCAAACCGAATTTCCAGGACGAACGTGCTGGGGGTCGCGGAATCCGCCCGGTGGGCACCGTTTCCGGACTGACGGCGCGCCATAACGCTTCCGACATCTCCATTGCGGTCGGATAGCGCTTCGTCGGGTTCAACGACGTGGCGCGTTTGATCACCGCGCGCTCTGCCGGATCGACAAGGATGTTGAGATCCAGGTCGCCCCTGGCGACGGCGCGCATTACCGTGCGCCAGGTGCCGGTGATGACATCGGGTTTGAACGGCAGCCGGCCCGTGCGCAGCTGAACATAGGTGATCGCCAACGAGTATTGATCCGACTGCGCGCAAGGCTGATCGTCGACCAACTCCGGCGAAGCATGCGCTAACGAGAGCGCGTTGGGCGAACGCGTTTTGGCTTTTCCTTCGATGCGGGCGACGCCGTAGTCGCAGATCTTCACCTTGCCGTCGTCCATCAACAGCAAGTTTTCCGGCTTGATGTCGCAGTGATACACCGCGGAAACCGGCTGACCGTCGTAGCCGGTTCGCGGAGTATTGAGGAAATCGATCCCCTCCGCCGCCTGCCAAATAAATGGCAGCAGACGCTCGGTCGGCACGCCTTTGAGTTCTCCCTC
Coding sequences within:
- a CDS encoding protein kinase — encoded protein: MRLQVGQRVLHFVLERKLGEGGFGEVWLAKAGMAHTALKFVSVAGEDLEKGRKEYNRIRWGIEKGLFNHDRLIKMNGVWLLNEQMEDIPDAVLESALGGRTMELKEAVVEPDTLLIQMDLGQESLASLLKRSRKDAREGELKGVPTERLLPFIWQAAEGIDFLNTPRTGYDGQPVSAVYHCDIKPENLLLMDDGKVKICDYGVARIEGKAKTRSPNALSLAHASPELVDDQPCAQSDQYSLAITYVQLRTGRLPFKPDVITGTWRTVMRAVARGDLDLNILVDPAERAVIKRATSLNPTKRYPTAMEMSEALWRAVSPETVPTGRIPRPPARSSWKFGLTAVAAVALIAFGIWFMRRDGDSPVPAPVSEDINNKRGVLRQLVQDSTDSPLEELEAFDALEDAIKSANGSFNVSDGNDLAKVLERLLVAVTSKLDASKLTDAEQNDLAASIQLAQRYASHKQLPSDSSSYVNRFRLAGARLEMHKQWPQPEATPQLTLRLFNGGDPMPSDQNWTKPELGSLAVLEALERWPSGNQTLDVKDVNALIAVMEKAKSVKNSAGAEQVRFEALWKKATSDAAALLGQNGSELSDDLKRLANLFELFNVQRLLTETMRPLKADNAAEVKEQLRELNEKAQDESQKHAIRWANSLVELFGDAARAELEVLKSGLPTATPEERAMLAEVFAKRFVSKAVNTEDLPLLALAAEIAKEFEPSLQAKLVAQRVATRLMLPENEGNSWPQWSADVELANELAKAAGAAIDGDDNWVGYLLLRLAHAELAAFAAAPTSAKIDAARTELGSIKAQELGVAEFDKQFRGYRKYVEAVLAATNRATAIADLYGGPADGIPALLWPTRRDLAASILVDGAHELRLQPVEDLSQPPFRTEDAEKANRFIRCIEQLQPGAPSPELTSLKLLLEISKPDLIPEAVIELLDSALPAQAEQDNADIAPLLIASAVAHAELHQKNSAGPGAATADAKAAVEHFARAFHIYDAWTARRPEDLARMNDRIFPSARSVLQPYVRLDNLPADTKLKSAVSQVAATLGRAYMTLSNERMLSQPNEVTSRAIADLLRVANTLSAEPQQELLKLEGAWLREMMVRGEGGVRTRLVELKKLVTGDDPESLALRGIATFVEYRQQSEWPGRKKTLEESLTLFDQAIGDSPMVTLQNARYFLDRGGVNLQLAYVQYKGKSELGASAKSVKDYLDDAISDADKVLDANQMSEQRLIEACNLKGNASEDMYFYAADVGGDRISFHHINAKSAFERANSLDSFSPDAVFNLARCIYRYGRAQRLHQGAEEFDDFKVRRALEDANVAMKEAVRLWAAAKTEKRAEALYWHGEILDELANVVQGNESIEMQGQADERFGEAAALARELGDPRWSSYQFKWARIALDQKKRDLAKSRVQEIINAYTASVEPPAGVVRKVDKSGMADAVYMLIRLQPTVKDARDVLNKYAPTFDGQSPVDLACEARIRLAFANSLISKPELHPEMESEATRVLALTEPPKNYNMREVYRSQANNLLGRASWMSIKPTDTDVRQVQQATRAADFLEAGMKDVAAQTDSDSQEIWIFNAFFYKDAAARVALKATDNATRTKYVKAFYQCLNEFDRRIDESLPGQKLNDKLKAEWKRQAAIYRDRLKEQKFPPDPGK